Proteins encoded in a region of the Scyliorhinus torazame isolate Kashiwa2021f chromosome 1, sScyTor2.1, whole genome shotgun sequence genome:
- the LOC140420029 gene encoding cofilin-2-like: MDSGIRIHDSVINTFSEMKLLSTKSGRKFLRLCISEDGKHVIEDLQFDIQQEKCEDKCEDHFLNFLKHLRNDSACVLIYDVSYETKNSLIKEDLVFVQWCPDQAPRKERMQLTTTIRLLKEKLDGIKASFQLNSRDDISRVILAEKLGPDVVKVEGVAV; encoded by the exons GATTCTGGTATCCGGATCCACGATTCAGTCATTAATACCTTCAGTGAAATGAAGCTCCTGTCGACCAAGTCGGGGAGAAAGTTTCTTCGTCTATGCATTAGTGAAGATGGTAAACATGTCATTGAGGATTTGCAATTTGACATCCAGCAGGAAAAATGTGAAGATAAATGTGAAGACCACTTTCTGAACTTCTTAAAGCACCTCCGGAATGACTCTGCATGTGTTTTAATTTATGATGTCTCTTACGAAACAAAAAATTCCCTCATCAAGGAAGATCTGGTGTTCGTACAATG GTGTCCAGACCAAGCACCACGAAAAGAAAGGATGCAGTTGACGACAACAATCCGGTTGCTGAAGGAAAAACTTGATG GTATCAAGGCTTCCTTTCAGCTCAATAGCCGTGACGATATAAGCCGCGTTATACTTGCTGAAAAACTGGGGCCTGATGTTGTGAAAGTAGAAGGAGTAGCGGTGTGA